One Methanolobus sp. WCC4 DNA segment encodes these proteins:
- a CDS encoding 50S ribosomal protein L22, with protein sequence MARIGYSIEMDPKSSSKAMGAELHISPKKSRELGRAIKGMRAGTAQRYLEDVVIMKQAVPFKRHTDGSGHRKGPMANGRYPVKVAEAFLKILENAKSNAEYKGLDPEHMYIAHVAAKRGRVIHGMRPRARGRGSPKNTETVNVEIILNEVR encoded by the coding sequence ATGGCAAGAATCGGATATTCAATTGAAATGGACCCAAAGTCAAGTTCAAAGGCTATGGGTGCTGAGCTTCACATCTCCCCGAAAAAGTCACGTGAACTTGGCAGGGCGATCAAAGGTATGCGTGCCGGTACAGCCCAGAGATACCTTGAAGATGTCGTGATCATGAAACAGGCAGTTCCTTTCAAGAGGCACACCGATGGTTCAGGACACAGAAAGGGTCCAATGGCAAACGGTAGATATCCTGTGAAGGTTGCTGAAGCTTTCCTCAAGATCCTTGAGAATGCAAAGAGCAATGCCGAATACAAGGGACTTGACCCTGAGCACATGTACATTGCACATGTTGCTGCAAAGCGCGGACGTGTGATCCACGGTATGAGACCAAGGGCTCGCGGACGTGGCAGTCCTAAGAACACAGAGACTGTCAATGTTGAGATTATTTTGAATGAGGTGCGCTAA
- the rpmC gene encoding 50S ribosomal protein L29: MAILRLNEIRDMSPEERMDELDKMRDELIRERALSSAGGAPDNPGRIGELRKTVARIKTIQREMKEI; the protein is encoded by the coding sequence ATGGCAATTCTTCGTTTGAACGAGATCAGGGATATGTCCCCTGAAGAAAGGATGGACGAGCTCGATAAGATGAGGGACGAACTCATCCGTGAACGTGCGCTTTCATCAGCTGGTGGTGCTCCGGATAATCCAGGCAGGATAGGAGAACTCAGGAAAACCGTCGCCAGGATAAAGACCATCCAGAGGGAAATGAAGGAGATCTGA
- a CDS encoding 30S ribosomal protein S19: MAKKSSSRLPKRKGEYTYRGKTVAELQALDVDEFIALLPARERRTLKRGYTEGRKNVVQQLKDGKDNLRTHYRDIIIFPEMVGKNVEVYNGKSFVAFEIQPEMIGHRFGEFSPTRPKVSHGSAGVGATRSSKFVPLK; encoded by the coding sequence ATGGCAAAGAAATCATCATCAAGATTACCAAAACGAAAAGGTGAATATACCTACCGTGGTAAAACGGTAGCAGAACTCCAGGCTCTGGATGTTGACGAGTTCATCGCATTGTTACCTGCACGTGAACGCCGTACTCTTAAGAGGGGCTACACAGAAGGCAGGAAGAATGTCGTCCAGCAGCTAAAAGATGGTAAAGACAACTTGAGGACCCACTACAGGGATATCATAATCTTCCCTGAGATGGTCGGCAAGAACGTAGAAGTATACAATGGCAAGTCATTTGTGGCATTCGAGATCCAGCCGGAAATGATCGGACACAGGTTCGGAGAATTCTCCCCAACCAGACCTAAGGTTTCCCACGGAAGCGCTGGTGTAGGAGCAACCCGTTCAAGCAAGTTCGTGCCACTTAAGTAA
- a CDS encoding 30S ribosomal protein S3: MAIEKKFVQEGYVKASMDEYFAKQLSRAGYGGMEINRTPMGTQITVYAEKPGMVIGKAGKVIRKLTRDIDRMYDVDNPQIDAQEVKKPELNAQMMASRLASSIERGWYFRKAGHNTLRAIMNSGALGCEIVISGKLTGARSRVEKLVDGYIKHAGKPAEDIVDEGFATAVKKLGTLGCKVRIIPPDAVLPDVFDIRDVVETEEVEAAAPEAAKADIAELVEKESEGEVADEEEAVEVVEESVEAEVAEEAPAEEVEEETSEEATETDDSVQIEDNGDEQKRLVDGVWQHKHDGYDYWHPVARVHKEDK, translated from the coding sequence ATGGCAATAGAGAAGAAATTCGTCCAGGAAGGATATGTAAAGGCCTCAATGGACGAATATTTCGCAAAACAGCTTAGCAGAGCAGGTTACGGTGGAATGGAGATCAACCGTACCCCAATGGGTACCCAGATCACTGTATATGCTGAAAAGCCAGGCATGGTCATTGGTAAGGCTGGTAAGGTTATCCGCAAACTCACACGTGACATCGACAGGATGTACGATGTGGACAACCCCCAGATCGATGCTCAGGAAGTTAAAAAGCCAGAGCTCAATGCCCAGATGATGGCAAGCCGCCTTGCTTCTTCTATTGAAAGAGGCTGGTATTTCAGAAAGGCCGGTCATAATACCCTCAGGGCTATTATGAACTCAGGCGCTCTGGGCTGTGAGATAGTTATCTCAGGTAAACTTACAGGTGCAAGGTCAAGGGTTGAGAAGCTCGTTGACGGTTACATCAAACACGCCGGTAAGCCTGCTGAAGATATAGTTGATGAGGGTTTTGCAACAGCTGTCAAGAAGCTGGGAACCCTTGGATGCAAAGTTAGGATCATCCCTCCGGATGCAGTATTGCCTGATGTTTTCGACATAAGGGATGTCGTCGAGACCGAAGAGGTCGAGGCTGCAGCTCCAGAAGCTGCAAAGGCTGACATCGCAGAACTTGTTGAGAAGGAATCAGAAGGCGAGGTTGCAGACGAAGAGGAAGCAGTAGAAGTTGTTGAAGAATCTGTGGAAGCAGAGGTCGCTGAGGAAGCTCCAGCTGAGGAAGTTGAAGAAGAGACCAGTGAAGAAGCAACTGAAACTGATGATTCAGTTCAGATCGAGGACAACGGAGATGAGCAGAAAAGGCTGGTTGACGGTGTATGGCAGCATAAGCATGATGGCTATGACTACTGGCATCCGGTCGCACGCGTCCACAAGGAGGATAAGTAA